From the genome of Falco cherrug isolate bFalChe1 chromosome 14, bFalChe1.pri, whole genome shotgun sequence, one region includes:
- the GAN gene encoding gigaxonin isoform X1, translating to MSGPSAVSDPQHPARLLRALSSFREESRFCDAHLVLEGEEIPVQKNILAAASPYIRTKLNYNPPKDDGSTYKIELEGISVDIMKEILDYIFSGQIRLNEETIQDVVQAADLLLLTDLKTLCCEFLEGCIAAENCIGIRDFALHYCLHHVHYLASEYLETHFRDVSSTEEFLELTPQKLKEVLSMEKLNVGNERYVFEAVIRWISHDSDSRKVHMKDVMSAVWVSGLDAAYLREQMMSEPLVREIVKECNNIPLTAPQQGEAMLASFKPRGYSECIVTVGGEERVSRKPTSVMRCMCPLYDPNRQLWIELAPMSIPRINHGVLSAEGFLFVLGGQDENKGTLSSGEKYDPDTNSWSSLPPMNEARHNFGVVEIDGILYILGGEDGDRELISMESYDIYSRTWTKQPDLTMVRKIGCYAAMKKKIYAMGGGSYGKLFESVECYDPRTQQWTAICPLKERRFGAVACGVASELYVFGGVRSRDDSQASEMVTCKSEFYHDEFKRWIYLNDQNLCIPTSSSFVYGAVPIGASIYVIGDLDTGTNYDYVREFKRSTGTWQRTKPLFPSDLRRTGCAALRIANCKLFRLQLQQGLFRIRVPSP from the exons AACAAAATTGAATTATAATCCTCCAAAGGATGATGGCTCGACGTACAAGATTGAACTTGAAGGGATATCTGTTGATATCATGAAAGAGATACTAGATTACATCTTCAGTGGGCAG ATCAGGCTAAATGAAGAAACTATCCAAGATGTGGTACAGGCAGCTGATCTCCTGCTGCTTACAGACTTAAAAACTCTCTGCTGTGAGTTTTTAGAAGGTTGCATAGCTGCTGAGAACTGTATTGGTATTCGGGACTTTGCACTGCACTATTGTTTGCATCATGTTCACTACCTTGCCTCAGAGTATCTGGAAACTCACTTTCGAGatgtcagcagcacagaggaattCTTGGAACTGACTCctcaaaaactgaaagaagtGCTGTCGATGGAAAAGCTCAATGTTGGAAACGAAAGATATGTCTTTGAAGCGGTGATTAGATGGATTTCTCATGATTCAGACTCGAGAAAG GTTCACATGAAGGATGTCATGTCAGCAGTGTGGGTTTCCGGCTTAGATGCGGCGTATTTACGTGAGCAGATGATGAGCGAACCACTGGTACGGGAGATCGTCAAAGAATGCAACAATATTCCCCTCACGGCGCCCCAGCAGGGAGAGGCGATGCTGGCCTCCTTCAAGCCCCGGGGCTACTCGGAGTGTATAGTGACTGTTGGTGGAGAAGAACGAGT ATCACGGAAACCAACCTCAGTGATGCGGTGTATGTGTCCTCTTTATGATCCCAATAGACAGCTCTGGATTGAACTTGCTCCTATGAGTATTCCAAGGATCAATCATGGAGTATTGTCAGCAG aaggatttttatttgtgcttggtGGTCAGGATGAAAACAAGGGAACGCTAAGCTCTGGAGAGAAATATGATCCAGATACCAATTCATGGAGTTCCTTACCACCAATGAATGAG GCACGGCATAATTTTGGTGTGGTAGAGATTGATGGAATTCTGTACATTCTGGGAGGCGAGGATGGTGACAGGGAGCTAATCTCTATGGAGAGCTACGACATTTATAGCCGGACCTGGACTAAGCAGCCAGACTTGACCATGGTTAGAAAG ATTGGCTGCTATGCAgctatgaagaagaaaatctatGCAATGGGTGGAGGCTCCTATGGAAAGCTCTTTGAATCTGTTGAGTGTTATGACCCTAGGACTCAGCAATGGACAGCAATCTGCCCTCTGAAAGAGAGAAG GTTTGGGGCAGTGGCCTGTGGAGTTGCCTCTGAGCTTTATGTATTTGGCGGGGTCAGGAGTCGCGATGACAGTCAGGCCAGTGAGATGGTGACGtgcaaatctgaattttatCATGACGAGTTTAAAAG GTGGATTTATCTAAATGACCAGAACCTGTGTATCCCAACTAGTTCTTCTTTCGTGTATGGAGCTGTGCCCATTGGAGCCAGCATATATGTGATTGGAGATCTCGATACAG GTACAAATTATGACTATGTTAGAGAATTTAAAAGGAGCACGGGAACCTGGCAGCGCACTAAACCACTGTTTCCATCGGACCTCCGCCGTACTGGCTGCGCAGCTTTGCGGATCGCAAACTGCAAGCTCTTCCGACTGCAGCTTCAACAAGGATTATTCCGCATCCGCGTACCTTCTCCGTGA
- the GAN gene encoding gigaxonin isoform X2 — MEKLNVGNERYVFEAVIRWISHDSDSRKVHMKDVMSAVWVSGLDAAYLREQMMSEPLVREIVKECNNIPLTAPQQGEAMLASFKPRGYSECIVTVGGEERVSRKPTSVMRCMCPLYDPNRQLWIELAPMSIPRINHGVLSAEGFLFVLGGQDENKGTLSSGEKYDPDTNSWSSLPPMNEARHNFGVVEIDGILYILGGEDGDRELISMESYDIYSRTWTKQPDLTMVRKIGCYAAMKKKIYAMGGGSYGKLFESVECYDPRTQQWTAICPLKERRFGAVACGVASELYVFGGVRSRDDSQASEMVTCKSEFYHDEFKRWIYLNDQNLCIPTSSSFVYGAVPIGASIYVIGDLDTGTNYDYVREFKRSTGTWQRTKPLFPSDLRRTGCAALRIANCKLFRLQLQQGLFRIRVPSP, encoded by the exons ATGGAAAAGCTCAATGTTGGAAACGAAAGATATGTCTTTGAAGCGGTGATTAGATGGATTTCTCATGATTCAGACTCGAGAAAG GTTCACATGAAGGATGTCATGTCAGCAGTGTGGGTTTCCGGCTTAGATGCGGCGTATTTACGTGAGCAGATGATGAGCGAACCACTGGTACGGGAGATCGTCAAAGAATGCAACAATATTCCCCTCACGGCGCCCCAGCAGGGAGAGGCGATGCTGGCCTCCTTCAAGCCCCGGGGCTACTCGGAGTGTATAGTGACTGTTGGTGGAGAAGAACGAGT ATCACGGAAACCAACCTCAGTGATGCGGTGTATGTGTCCTCTTTATGATCCCAATAGACAGCTCTGGATTGAACTTGCTCCTATGAGTATTCCAAGGATCAATCATGGAGTATTGTCAGCAG aaggatttttatttgtgcttggtGGTCAGGATGAAAACAAGGGAACGCTAAGCTCTGGAGAGAAATATGATCCAGATACCAATTCATGGAGTTCCTTACCACCAATGAATGAG GCACGGCATAATTTTGGTGTGGTAGAGATTGATGGAATTCTGTACATTCTGGGAGGCGAGGATGGTGACAGGGAGCTAATCTCTATGGAGAGCTACGACATTTATAGCCGGACCTGGACTAAGCAGCCAGACTTGACCATGGTTAGAAAG ATTGGCTGCTATGCAgctatgaagaagaaaatctatGCAATGGGTGGAGGCTCCTATGGAAAGCTCTTTGAATCTGTTGAGTGTTATGACCCTAGGACTCAGCAATGGACAGCAATCTGCCCTCTGAAAGAGAGAAG GTTTGGGGCAGTGGCCTGTGGAGTTGCCTCTGAGCTTTATGTATTTGGCGGGGTCAGGAGTCGCGATGACAGTCAGGCCAGTGAGATGGTGACGtgcaaatctgaattttatCATGACGAGTTTAAAAG GTGGATTTATCTAAATGACCAGAACCTGTGTATCCCAACTAGTTCTTCTTTCGTGTATGGAGCTGTGCCCATTGGAGCCAGCATATATGTGATTGGAGATCTCGATACAG GTACAAATTATGACTATGTTAGAGAATTTAAAAGGAGCACGGGAACCTGGCAGCGCACTAAACCACTGTTTCCATCGGACCTCCGCCGTACTGGCTGCGCAGCTTTGCGGATCGCAAACTGCAAGCTCTTCCGACTGCAGCTTCAACAAGGATTATTCCGCATCCGCGTACCTTCTCCGTGA